Genomic DNA from Caldicellulosiruptor hydrothermalis 108:
TTGCTGTAATTTTCGCAACAGCCCTTGGAATACCTCTTTACTCAAACGCAGCAGGAATTATTCCACTTGTAAGTGAGTTTAGGCGTCTTGGTGTATCTATGGGAACATCGCTCTCTTTCATGATGAGCGTGACAGCTCTCTCTTTACCTGAGATGATACTTCTTCGCAGGGTGTTAAAGCCACAGCTTTTAGGAATATTTGTGGCAATTGTGGGCTGTGGGATAATTGCAACAGGGTATTTATTTAACCTTATTCTTGGGTAAAAATTTTAAAGAAAGGATGGTGTGATTAGAAAATGGTTATTAAAGTTCTTGGCGGCGGATGTGCAAACTGTAAAAAGCTAATGGAAAATGCTAAAAGGGCAGCTGAGGAGCTTGGAATTGATGCTCAATTTGAAGAGGTAAAGGACATCGAAAAGATAATGTCTTACGGTGTTATGAGAACACCTGCACTTGTTGTAGATGAAAAGCTTATATTCTCTGGCAGGGTTGCAGGTGTTGAAGAGATAAAAGAGGTTTTGAAAAAAGAGGCAGGAAATTAAAAAGCTATTTTTTATTAAGAGGCGGGCAGCACACCCGCCTTTCTAACTTTCTATGTTGTATTTCCCATCACTCTTTTATCTAACCAAAATTCATTTGAGAGACTTACTCTATGTTTCAAAGTTTCAAAGAAAAATTTTTATTCATTAATTTACACAACATCACTGTACACTACAGCTTGCCCTGCTCAGCTCAGACCTATTTAAGTTCCCCCTCTTTTCCTGAACTCCAGGGCACTCATACCTTTGCATTTGTGAAAAACTCTTGCAAATGTTGAATATGAATCAAATCCAACCTCAAGAGCAATATCTGTCACAGGTTTGTCTGTTGAGACAAGAAGACTGCATGCATGCTGAAGCCTCACTTCATTCAAAAAGTTGTGAAAGTTGCTCCCAACAAGCTTTTTGAAAAGCTGGCTTATGTAAGATGGGCTCAAGTGAAACTCTTTCGACAAGGTTTTTAGGTCTATGTTCTGGTTATAATTCTTATGCACATAGTACACAAGCTGCCAGTAGTCGGTCGGAACAGGAACGCTCTCTTTTTGAGCCCTGTTTTGGACAAAGTCAGAGGCAGGTCTTTGAGAGTTTTTAGCACATGCAAAATTTCTGCACCTATCAAAATACGCAACTATCTCCAAAATCTTGGCTTTGAGTATTATCTCTGCCCACACATCCTGCTGGTTATAATATATCCATGCTTCTTTAAAAAGCCTGTCCATAACTTCTTTTTCCTTGCCTTCAAAGTAGTAATAGGGAAGGATATTTTCGTCATAGCTCAAAAGAAGCTCACCTATTCTGTAAAAAATGCTCGATGGTGCTAAAAGCTCTTCAAACGAAATGGCAACAACATAGATTGAAAGAGGGTTTTGCTCTGAATAATCTATTCTGTGAATCTGGTAAGGCATGACAATTGAAAATGTGCCGGGTTTTAAGCTGTAGCTGATTGAATTTATGTGTTCTGTCCCCTCGCCTTTTACAACATACATAAACTCAACAAAGTTGTGCCTGTGAAGCTTAAAATATCTTGGGTCTTCCCAGAAATTCAAGGCAAACTTCTGTGGACGCTGGCTAACATAATCAAAAATCTCTTCTATGTAAAGAGGCTCTTTTTCAGGCATTTATCATTTCCCCTTAACAATTTTAAATCCTCGTGTTAATTTTCATTATACCCCAATTTGCAATGCAAATTAAAGTGTGATAAAATCTTTTTTACAGGTGTTAAGAACTGCCCGGGTCGCGGCAAACCCCGGTCAAAAAAACAAGGAAAGGAAGTGCAAATTTCTATGGCTGACAAGTACCAGCAAAGAAGATTTGACATCTATGGGTATGAAAAGATTGACACAGAGGTTTTAGAAGCAATCCCATACGAATACCCTGAAAAAAGCACTGTTGTTGAATATGTAACAGAAGAGTTTTCATCAGTCTGTCCATGGACAGGTCTTCCTGATACAGCAAAGCTCACAATTCGATATATCCCTCACCAAAAACTTGTTGAGCTAAAATCTCTCAAGTATTATCTTACCTCATACAGAAACGTTGGGATACTGCAGGAGCATGCAGTAAATAGAATCCTTGATGACCTTGTAAAACTGCTTGAGCCAAAGTTTATGGAAGTGATTGGAGAGTTCCATGAGCGTGGGGGAATATCAACAAAAGTAGTGGCAAGGTATGAAAAATAACACCTTGCCACTTTTTTAATCCTCTATATGTTGCTGAAAATCTCTTCAGTTGACATTTCAAAACCCGGCAAAGCTGAAGATTTTACCACGGCTGGATGAAAAAATATTCTGCCTCTATCAAATCCACCTTCTTCTGCTTGTATAAATACAGCCACGCTTTTTTCCTGAGGATTCACTATCCAGTACTCTTTTGCACCATATTTTTCATATAGTTTTAGTTTTATAAGATAATCCCTTGCAGATGTGTTTGGAGAAACAACCTCTATAATAAATTCTGGTGCTCCTATAATCCCTTTTTGATCAATCTTAGATTTGTCACAAATGACAAACACATCTGGCTGCACAACGTTTTTTATATCCTTATCTTCAGCTCCTTTTGGTGCAAGTATCACGTCCACAGGCGAAATGAAAGGTATGCATTCTTTTCCTTGCAGAAAAATCCTCAGTTTATGGTATATGTTTCCGCACACATGCTGATGAAAAATCGAAGGAGAGGGAGCTAAATTGTACAGCCTTCCCTCGATAATTTCATATCTGTTATCATCTTCTATATTTTTGTACTTATCATAATTGAATTCTTCTAAAATGTAGTCTTCCATAATGCAGAAGCACCTTTTCAGTATGTTCTTTTCTACTTTTAATTATACACCATAAAAATTCTGCCAGCCAGCTTCTTTCTATTCAGCCCCTTCAAATATATTCACCACAAACTGCAAATTATCAAGCCTAAAGAGGGAAAAGTTGTCCCAGAAGATGCAGCTTCCACACACAATTAGCTTTCCACCGCTTTCAAACCTTTTTTGAGCAATGAGCACAGGCGATTTTTTGCCGCTGTCTGTGAGGCTTGTCTTTCTTGCCCTCAGTACAACCTCAGCTCCATTTCCCACCTCAAGCGGAGCTGAGTACGGGAACACAACCTCTTTTACACCTTTTCGGTAAAGTTCTACTTCATCTGTTGTTATTATAAAAAGGTCATCTTCTAAATGGTGTATCTCATCCTTTATACCTTCTGGCAATATATCTATTCCATATTCTCTTGTTATGCTATTGCAAATCTCAGAGACACCATCTTTGTTTTTGAAATGTGCTGTAAAGATGATTTTCTTGCCCTTTTGCACCAAGGCTTCTCTTATCTTTTCCTTTTCATCATCGCTGAAGGGATTCTCTGGGTAATTGAAAACTATGGCATCATACTCAAAAAGTCTTTCAAAATCTTCCACTTCTTCAATTGATATTCCTCTTTTTGAAAGTTCTTTGTAAAGCCCTGAAAAATAGTACCCATCAGAAAGCAGAAACTCTTGATGAGTTGCGCTCCATGCAACTTTCATCTTCTTTCTCACCCTGCATGTTTTAGTTTTTTCATTATTTGGGTGGACAAATTCTTATTTAATACTTTATATAATTTATTTTACCATCCTCAAAATTCTTCTCAAAAGCCTTAAAATGTGCAAAATTGTTCTTCATAGGTGTATTTATTTTTTGTCAGAAAGTGATATTATTATATGTGTAACTCTAAAAAGTTCAAAGTACATAAAAATTTTGAAGGGAGCGATTGACAGGGACAATGCACGGTCAAGAAGACAGAAAAATAAATAAAAACATACTCATCGCAACAACACTTTCTTCTTTTTTGGTGCCGTTTATGTCAAGCGCAGTCAACATTGCCGCACCAGATATTGCAAAAAGTTTTAAGCTCAACGCTGAAGAGCTGAACCTTGTGATAAGCATATTTTTGATATTCTCTGCAGCTTTCATTCTTCCCATGGGAAAGCTTTCTGACACATTTGACAGGACAAAGATATTCAAAACAGGGCTTTTGCTGTTTACACTTTCAACCCTGATGTGTGCACTCTCAAACACAGTAGAAATTCTTTTTGTCTTCCGTAGCCTGCAGGGATTATTCTCAGCATTCACATTTGTGACATCAATGGCAATCTTGATTGAGAATCACTCACAACAAATAAGGGGAAGGCTTTTAGGGATAAACACAGCAGTTGTGTACTTGGGAACATCCTTAGGACCTTTTTTGGGTGGCGTGCTTGTAAGGCTGTGGGGATACAGAAGCATATTTTTGTTTGGATTTGCCATAGGACTTGTTGGTTCATTTGTGAGTTTATTTTTGCTCCAAAAAGAAGTGAAAAATACAAAGCAAGCAAAACTGGTTGACAGCCTTAAATCGCTTGACAAAATGGGCACAATCCTGTCGATGACAGGGCTTTTTCTTTTGATGTACGGAGCCTCCACATTTGAACTGGGAAATACCTCTAAAATTTTGTTCTTTGCAGGGTTAATTTTGATGGTAATTTTTGTTGTTGCAGAGGCAAAACTTCAAAATCCCATTCTGGACGTAAAACTGTTTGTAAAAATCCCACAGTTTGGATTTTCAAACTTAGCAGCGCTAATAAACTACAGCTGCACATTTTCTGCGTCTTACCTTCTGTCGCTGTACCTTCAACTTGTAAAAGCTCTGCCTTCCCAGCTTGCCGGCTCAGTTTTGATTGTCCAGCCACTTTCGCAGGTTATAACCTCATTGATTGCTGGCAGAGCCTCTGAAAAGATCGAGCCGCGAAAACTCGCAACAGCCGGCATGGTCCTCACAACCATAGGACTTTTTGTGTTTTCGCTATTTAGCAGCAAGACAAGCCTTGTCTTGGCAGTAGCCAACCTTCTTTTGATGGGAATTGGGTTTGGACTTTTTTCATCGCCAAACACAAATGTTGTCATGAGCTGTGTGCCAAAATCACTCTATGGCACGGCATCATCAACAATATCTGTCATGAGAGTTGTCGGTCAAGCATTCTCAATGGCAATTGTCTCGTTTGTATCGATCATGTTTTTGAAAGGCGTAAAACTTTCGCACGAAAATTATTTCCTAATTTTAAAGAGCATGAAGATAAGTTTTCTGGTGTTCGCCTGCATCTCAATTTTGGGAGTTGTGGCATCGTACAAAAGAGGAAATATTTATTCTGAAGAAGAATAAAAATACAAAAAGGGACAGCTGATAAATTTGGCTGCCCCTTTGCTTTTTTGTATATGCTTATTTTAACACCTTTATATCCTCAACAACTGGATTTGACTGGGGACTTTGAGGATTTGTCTTAAAAGTCACCTCAACATCGGTATTTTCATCAAGATAAGAGACCTTGTCTAAAACCTCGCTTATCTGCAGAACAACATGTTTTTGGTCAAACACAAACTCTGCAAAGTTGTTATCTGCAAGTCCCACAAACTTACCTTTTAGGGTCACCTTGTCAGGTTTTTCTATGCTCACAATTCGTGGGCTGCCACCATCTTGAGGTTTTTCAAACTCAACTTCAACAATCTCACCCTCTGAAAGATTTAGCCCCTGAGTGAGATTTTCATTAGTCTCAAATTCTTTATAATCAAAATTGGTATTTATAAGAGAAAGTTGAATTGTATGTGCATCAACACCACCATCAAATCTTGCAAAAGCTTTGTAAACATCTGACAAAGTGGTTGTATTCTGTTGATTTTGTGAGGATGGCTGGGATGACACGCTCTGTCCCTGCTGTGTCTGGTTCGGATTGGTTTGTCCAGTCTCTTCTTGTAATTGCTGGGAGGGTTGGTCTGTCTGCAAAGTTTGGTCGACAGCAGCAGGTTTTTTAGCAAGATACCCTGTCATGTAATATCCAGCCAAAATACCAAGAGCACATACTGCCACAATCAAAACCACAACCCAAACTCTTTTAGTATTGGCTTTTTCTCTTTTCATAGATATTCTAAACTCCTTTTCGGTTACAAAAATCAAATCTACATTCTTAATTTATACCTATTAGTCTACAGCAACAAAAATGCAAAATCAATGGAATTTTAAGACGCAGCAGCTCTTTTGTAATGCCTGCTTTGTCCTTTTCCATGTCCAACTTTTCTGCCAAGCGAAACAATGATTGACTCAATACAACCTCTGCACTTTGTGGCATCTTCATTTATACAAATCTTTCCAGGATACAGCTCATATTTGAGTTTGTACTTGAGGTCATTTACGTTCGGCATTACAATGTTTGCACCGCACATGAGCCCCTTTTGTCTTCCAAGTGGGTCTAAAGTGCCAAGCGCAGTTGTTGCAGGAATATTGGCATCTGGAATCAAAAGCCTCAAAATGGCAATGCTCTTGAGGGTCAAATCCACCGAACCTTCCTCTGCATCTTTTAGAGGCGTCTGTGGATGAGGAATAAAAGGTCCGATGCCTATCATATCTGCATCCAGCTCTTTTACAAGAAGTATATCCTGTGCCAAATCATCAATAGTTTGCCCCGGAAGGCCTATCAAAAAACCTGTCCCAAGCTCATACCCAAGATTTTTGATCCATTTGAGACACTCTATCCTGTTTTCAAAGCTCATTCCGGGATGATATTTTCTATATAGCTTTTCGTTTGAAGTTTCAAATCTCATCAAAAACCTGTCTGCCCCGGCATCTTTGAATGCCTTGTACTCATCATACGACCTTTCACCAATCGAAAGTGTTATAGCAACATCCACACTGCTTTTTATCTTCCTTATAATTGAACACAGACTGTCTTTATTGTAATACATATCCTCACCAGACTGCAATACCACCGTGCGGTACCCCATCTGATACGCCCTTTTCGCAACCTCTACAATCTCATCTTCCTGCATTCTGTAACGCTGAGCTTGTCTATTGCTTCGCCTCAGTCCGCAGTAAAAACAGTCGTTTTTGCAGTAGCTCGAAAACTCAATAAGCCCTCTTAAAAAAACCTCGTCGCCAACATGCTCTTTCCTTACCCTGTCTGCCGTTTTGAAAAGAAGATCTCTATCATCACCTTCTGCCATCAGCAAAAGCTTTATCTCATCCTTTGTAAGAATATTCTCATGACATGCTTTTTCCAAGATATCTTTTACTTTCATTTTATTGACTCTCTCCTGTCATAAAGAAAATTTTGAGTATTTCTATCTACTTTGCTGCTATTAATTATACCACATTTTAAACAGGTTTAAAAGTCAATTGCCATCCACCTTTTCCCAGAATGGTATACATATTTATTTTTGTGGTATAATTGAATAAGGAAAGAGGGGAGGAATATTCGTTGCAAAGCAAAAATAAAAAAGCAAAAAAACAAACGCCGTTTAGGCTTTTTCTCAAAAGCTTTGTAAGAACTATTTTAGTACTTTTGATTGCAAGCATGGCAATTTTAATTGGTGCTGGTTTTGGAATGGTCACAGGATACATAAAGGCAATACCAGCAAATGCTCTGGAGATAATAACTTCTTCTGTAGATACTCAGACAACTATTGTCTACGACCAGAGCGGAAACGAAATTGCCCGGCTTCATGGCAATGAAAACAGGATAAGAGTACCATATAGCAAGATTCCAAAAAACCTTATAAACGCTTTTGTTGCAATTGAGGATGAGAGGTTCTGGCAGCACAACGGGATTGACATCAAAAGAATATTCGGCGCAATATTCAAAAACATAAAAACCGGCTCTCTTTCAGAAGGCGCAAGCACAATCACCCAGCAGCTTGTGAGAAACAAACTTTTGAGCTTTGAAAAATCTTTCAAACGAAAGATTCAAGAGCAATACCTTGCCATTCAGCTCGAAAAAAGATGGACAAAAGAACAGATTTTAGAAGAGTATCTCAACACAATTAACCTTGGCAGCGGAGCATACGGGGTTGGAGCAGCAGCGTACACCTATTTCGGAAAGGATGTATCGCAGCTGACCCTGGCAGAGTGCGCCCTAATTGCCGGAATTACTCAAAACCCTTCATATTATAATCCTTATGTATTCCCAGACCATGCAAAGAAAAAGCAGGAAATTGTTCTCAAGAAGATGCTTGAGCTTGGATATATAACCGAACAAGAGTACTTAGAGGCAAAAAATCAGCCACTTGTTTATGTAAAAAAAGACATCTCTGCAGAAAGTGCATACAAACATCCGTACTTTGTTGATTCTGTGATAGATGAAGCCATTGAAATTCTATCTGAAAAGAAAAGAATTTCCGAGGATGAGGCAGAAAACTTAATCTATGGCGGCGGGCTTAAAATCTACACAACAATGGACGAAACCATACAAAGTACAATGGAAGATGTCTTTTCAGACCCGTCAATCATGCCAAAGATAAAACACTACGATGCATCAGGAATACCACAGCCACAGGCAGCAGCTGTTTTGATTGACTTCAGTACAGGTGCTGTGAAAGGCATTATGGGCGGAAGAGGAAATTTGAAAGGTGTTAGGCTTTTGAACCGTGCGACAATGTCTGTTCGCCAGCCGGGCTCTGCCATAAAGCCAATTGCTGATTATAGCTTAGCGCTTGAAAATGGTTATACTGCTGCAACTGTGATTGACGATATTCCTTTTTCAATCGGGGGGTATACTCCTCGAAACTGGTATAAAAGCAATGTTGTATCCGGCAAGCGTGGATACAAAGGATTTATGACAGTAAGAGAAGCCTTGATATGGTCGGCAAACGTTCCTGCTGTAAAGGTTGCATATAATCTGGGAATTCAAAATGTTTACAGGAATCTAAAAAGGTTTGGTTTTACAACTCTTGCACCACAGGATATGAACAGTCTTTCAATTGCAATTGGTGGATTTACCTATGGAGTCAAGCCCATTGAGCTGACTGCTGCGTTTGCTGCAGTTGCTAACAGCGGTGTGTATATAAAGCCCTATTTTATAACAAAAATTGAAGACAAAAACGGTATTACAATATTTGAAAGAACGCCCTATAAGAGAAGAGTAATGGATGAAAAGAATGCATATATACTTACAAATATGCTCCAGAGCGTTGTCACTGCAAGGATAACAGTAGGTGTCAGATTTTCATACCCTGTTGCAGGAAAAACCGGTACCACCGATGATAGCAAAGACAGATGGTTTGTGGGATACACTCCAAACTATGCGCTTGGCGTATGGGTTGGCGAAGACAAGCCTGTTGCACTGAATTATTTAACCGGGACAAATCCGGCACTGAAAATTTTCAAAGGAATAATGGACAGGGTTGTGAGCCAAAAAGGTGTAAGCTCAGAGTTTATAAGACCAGCTGGAATTGTGGAAAGGTATGTGTGTAAAGAGTCAGGCAAACTTGCAACAAGCCTTTGCAAACAAGATCCTCGCGGAAGTCAGGTTATAAAAGAGATATTTGCTGAAGGCACAGAACCAACAGAGTACTGCGACAGGCATGTAAAACTTAAAGTTTGCACAGAGTCCAAAAAGCTTGCAACACAGTACTGCCCAACAACAATTGAAAAGGTGTTTATAAAAAGAGATAATCCTATTTGGCCAGGTTCTTCGGTTGTCCCACCTGATGATTATATGTACCAAGCACCAACCAGCTACTGTGACATTCACAAAGCACCGCAAGAGGTGGTTGTGCCGAAGCAAAACAATACATCACAGCAGCAGGAGCAGTCTTCTGCACAAAGCGAGCAGCCATCATCGGCTGATCAGGGCAGCCAGCAAAGCGTTGAAGAAAACCTGCCTCTTGAGAGTGGTACAACACAATCAAGCACTTATTCTTCACAGTAGTGAGAGGGAGGAATAAATATTTTGAAATTTTCATTGAGCAAAATAAGGTAAAACTCTACGACGCAAAAACCATACATTACAAGAAAGGGGCTATCTTTGCAAATAGCCCCTTTTTTGATACCATCATCCTTGTTTGGTCTATTACAAAGATCATTCTATAAGCGCTGTTATACCATTTCAGTCCATTTTCTGAGCATTTTAAAACTATATCCAAAAAACAATTCAGTCAAATCTTATTTACAAGCAATGATTTACTATTTTGTTATTACATTTATTACCTTTTAAAGCCATGTATATAGATAAACCTGCGAAATAAAGTTTTTGTATTTACCAATTGCTGTCGACCTGTAATCCCCCCAAAAACCCCTGGGGGTCGACAGCAAAAGGTCGTTTTTGGCATCCCTTGACTTTCAATTGCTTGTGGAATATAATAGAAATAATCTACAGTAGCTTGAAAACTTAACCATTTGTTCCTTGTGAAATTTCTCAAACCATCTACGGTTTGTAGCCTCCCCGTTGGGGATTGAAACCAGAATACTCTTTTTCTGTTTTATTTACTGCATTTGTTTGTAGCCTCCCCTTTGGGGATTGAAACACGCAGAGCATATATTATATGATTCAATAAAATGTTTATACTTTACAGAGGAGGGAGTCAAATGAAAATTAAAACCAAAAAAGTAATTAACATTATTGTTATTTTAGCATTATTAACAAATTTATGTATATCAAATACAGCAGTAGTTTATGCAGATACCAATTCTGCAACTGCACAGATTTCAAATGTACAGGTTACAACTACCAAGACAGCAGGTAGAACTGTAACATACAAGATTAATTCTATAAATCCAGACGAATTAAGCAAAGTAATAAATGATTTTAACAGCAAGTATGGATATTTGGATGTAGAGGATACTATAATTATAGAGTTTCCAGGTGATTATTTATTTAATTTGATTAATGATTGTTTGTTATATGAGTTTGATATTACAAATTATACTAGTAGTATGAGTCAGTATAGTCACGAAGTCTTAGATAAAAAGTATGGTGCTATGAAAACATCAATTAGTTCTACTAGTCTTTACTCATTTATGAGATACAAAAAAAGCAATGGTAAGTATAGATATGTTTATGTAGATCCACGTTCTCCATTTAATTTTTATATAGAAGATAAAGATTTTTATAAGTATTTTAAAGTTAAAGAAGATTCAATGTTTAGCAGTTCTGATGCAAAGCATATTTTTTATTCAAAAGATTTCTTTTCACTAAATCCAATTGGACAATATTTTTTTAATAGATTAAAAATAGCACCTATAAGCGGGTATTCATTTATATATCAGGGTAAGATGTATATTTGTGGATTGGAGCCAGCTTATAACTTTTTCAAAGAGTTTTTAAGTAAGCCAGCAGAAAATATAGATGATTTACCATTTGAACCTATAGAGTCTGCAGAGGGATTTAAGGTAATTATAGCAAATGCATTGTATAAAACAAGAATTTGTGATACAGAGACTTCTCTTGAACTTGGTAATATTTGGGATGGACAAATTCCATATCTAATACAGACATTAAAAGATATAAGACAGAAGGCTAAGGAAATGACTAAAGGATGTAAAGATTTAGTAGATGTGGGATTTAGGTTGGAGAGATTTTTTTATACTGAAGTTAAGTATGACTACAAGTGGTTAGAAGAAGGTGTATCAGCTGTAAAAGCTGAAAAGATAAAAAGTGATAGTGAATGGAATACTGAAAAAGGGAAAAAATATGCTTGGGCTAAAAGTTCTATTATGAAAATATGGAATTATAGATATGGTATATGTCAAGATTATGCACGTTTAGCTGAGGTTTTAGGATTTTACATGGGTTTAAATACATTATATGCTGATAGCAATGATTTAAATCATGCATGGTATGTTCACGATATATATGGATTACACTGGTCTTCGGATACTTTAGGTACTACTACTGATCATATATTAACACCTGTAACTATATTAACTATAGGTCATCAAATGGATAATAAACCTGTTATAAGTGAATTTTTAGAGTGGCATACAACAAGAGGGTTTATAAATTTATTAAAAACTAATAGGAGTTTTGCCGAAAAATTATTTAAAAAGCTTGTAGACAATTATAGAATACTTTCAACATATTCACCTGAAGTATTTCTTAATGATGATTATAATTATCGTATTTATGACATAAATGGTAAATGGGCACCAAATTCTTTTACCCAAGATTTATGGAGAAGAGAAGCTTTATTTGTATTATTTCCAAAATATAAAGAGCCACCTAAGAAAGTAACTTCTATAGAACAGGTGTTTAAAGATTTGGATAGTAGGAATATGAATGATTATGAAGTTAGAAATTATTATATATTGTTACAAGATTTATTTAAGAAAGAGCCCAAGTCTTTAGAGGAAGGCAGACAAGTTCCTATAGATATACTAAGAAAAATTTTAAATTATGTAACAGTTAAAACTGGCAAAGAATATAATTCGTTAAAGGTAAATGATGATTTAGAATTAAGATATATTGATAAATTAGATTCATATGTTGTTCTTGATCCAAATATTCTTGTATGCAACAAAGTATATTATACTTATATTTCTTATGTCTTCCCTTATGTAGATTTATACTTTTTAGTAAAACCTGTATATAAAAAAGAAGGTATTGCATATGGTATTTATGTAGGTAAGTTACCTAAATCAGGAGATTTAAACTCAATAGATAACAAGTTTATAGAAGATTATATTAAGAATATACCAATTTATAGAGCAAATCTTGCTGAGAGTGATTTAGCTTTTAAGACATTTACAGTAGAAGATGAACCAGTTGTTGATAAATTCGATATAGTGGTTAGAGAGGGAGACACTTTTAAAATAAATGTATCCCAAAAGTATGGATTGCCAAACACAAAGTTTAAGTTTATATCTGTATCAAAAGAAAGCATGGATAAGTTATTACAAGGTAAAATATCGGAAGCCAGTTCACAAGTAAGTGAGATAAAATATTTAGGCAATTCTACGTTTAAAGCATTGGAACCAGGAATTGTAAAAATTATACCAGTATATGAAGATGAGCAGCTTTTGTTGGATTTAGGTAAGACTTTATTAATGTTTTCACCTGATAATAAGAGTAATTATTCTAGTAGTGAGTGGCTTAATAATCACTTTGCATTTAGACAAGATTGTGGTATCATTGATATTTTAGGCAATTCTTATAGAACAACATGGGGATTTACAAACGAAGAAAAGATTGCTAATAGCACATGGTTTTATACAATACATCCATTTGATGATGAGGCTAGAAGATTGTTCACTACTTTTCCAGCAATGTCAATTAAAGTTAAGGTATTACCATCACCTAAAGCTTATTTTAAAACAAGCAAAATAATAGCTAAAGTTGGAGCTGTAATAACATTACCGATAGCAACTACTGGCAGTGGAGCAAAATATAAGATTGTAGTGTCAAATCCTAATATAGTAGAAATTAAAAATAATAATAGTGTAAGAATAAAGTCTAAAGGTATAGTTAAACTAACTATTATAAATAGTAATGGAAGTAAGAGCGAATGTATTGTAGAGGTAAAATAGTATTTGAATTACTAATATATTTTCAATATCAAGTTGGCTGCATAAAGGAGGCGAGTTTACCTCATACCTCTTTACATTTTTGAAAATTGAACTTCTGCGAGTATTGATACATTTTAAATTGGTACTTCAATTAAAGCAATATATCAAATCAATCAATACAGGAGGTGCATTGAAATGATAAAAATTAAATTGAATAAGAAGTCAATTATAGCATTGACAGTTGTGGTTGTATTTATTTTAGTATCAGTATTGGGTGCTATATTTTATAATGAAAACACAAAACAAGATACTATGCAGAATATTA
This window encodes:
- the queF gene encoding preQ(1) synthase, producing the protein MADKYQQRRFDIYGYEKIDTEVLEAIPYEYPEKSTVVEYVTEEFSSVCPWTGLPDTAKLTIRYIPHQKLVELKSLKYYLTSYRNVGILQEHAVNRILDDLVKLLEPKFMEVIGEFHERGGISTKVVARYEK
- a CDS encoding AraC family transcriptional regulator, with amino-acid sequence MPEKEPLYIEEIFDYVSQRPQKFALNFWEDPRYFKLHRHNFVEFMYVVKGEGTEHINSISYSLKPGTFSIVMPYQIHRIDYSEQNPLSIYVVAISFEELLAPSSIFYRIGELLLSYDENILPYYYFEGKEKEVMDRLFKEAWIYYNQQDVWAEIILKAKILEIVAYFDRCRNFACAKNSQRPASDFVQNRAQKESVPVPTDYWQLVYYVHKNYNQNIDLKTLSKEFHLSPSYISQLFKKLVGSNFHNFLNEVRLQHACSLLVSTDKPVTDIALEVGFDSYSTFARVFHKCKGMSALEFRKRGGT
- a CDS encoding thioredoxin family protein, coding for MVIKVLGGGCANCKKLMENAKRAAEELGIDAQFEEVKDIEKIMSYGVMRTPALVVDEKLIFSGRVAGVEEIKEVLKKEAGN
- the hydE gene encoding [FeFe] hydrogenase H-cluster radical SAM maturase HydE → MKVKDILEKACHENILTKDEIKLLLMAEGDDRDLLFKTADRVRKEHVGDEVFLRGLIEFSSYCKNDCFYCGLRRSNRQAQRYRMQEDEIVEVAKRAYQMGYRTVVLQSGEDMYYNKDSLCSIIRKIKSSVDVAITLSIGERSYDEYKAFKDAGADRFLMRFETSNEKLYRKYHPGMSFENRIECLKWIKNLGYELGTGFLIGLPGQTIDDLAQDILLVKELDADMIGIGPFIPHPQTPLKDAEEGSVDLTLKSIAILRLLIPDANIPATTALGTLDPLGRQKGLMCGANIVMPNVNDLKYKLKYELYPGKICINEDATKCRGCIESIIVSLGRKVGHGKGQSRHYKRAAAS
- a CDS encoding Uma2 family endonuclease — its product is MEDYILEEFNYDKYKNIEDDNRYEIIEGRLYNLAPSPSIFHQHVCGNIYHKLRIFLQGKECIPFISPVDVILAPKGAEDKDIKNVVQPDVFVICDKSKIDQKGIIGAPEFIIEVVSPNTSARDYLIKLKLYEKYGAKEYWIVNPQEKSVAVFIQAEEGGFDRGRIFFHPAVVKSSALPGFEMSTEEIFSNI
- a CDS encoding MFS transporter, which codes for MHGQEDRKINKNILIATTLSSFLVPFMSSAVNIAAPDIAKSFKLNAEELNLVISIFLIFSAAFILPMGKLSDTFDRTKIFKTGLLLFTLSTLMCALSNTVEILFVFRSLQGLFSAFTFVTSMAILIENHSQQIRGRLLGINTAVVYLGTSLGPFLGGVLVRLWGYRSIFLFGFAIGLVGSFVSLFLLQKEVKNTKQAKLVDSLKSLDKMGTILSMTGLFLLMYGASTFELGNTSKILFFAGLILMVIFVVAEAKLQNPILDVKLFVKIPQFGFSNLAALINYSCTFSASYLLSLYLQLVKALPSQLAGSVLIVQPLSQVITSLIAGRASEKIEPRKLATAGMVLTTIGLFVFSLFSSKTSLVLAVANLLLMGIGFGLFSSPNTNVVMSCVPKSLYGTASSTISVMRVVGQAFSMAIVSFVSIMFLKGVKLSHENYFLILKSMKISFLVFACISILGVVASYKRGNIYSEEE